The following coding sequences lie in one Paracidovorax avenae genomic window:
- a CDS encoding formylglycine-generating enzyme family protein: MAVLCFSWPAVEAAAGKAATPERAAVPVWTNSLGMRFVRVPAGSFRMGSDEPVERLARDYPGMEASRLAALDDEAPVHTVRITRAFYLGQTEVTVGQFRRFVQASGYRAESEADGTGGYGYNPAYDPATTARGDAFEGRSPRYSWRDPGFAQGDDHPVVNVTWHDAHALAAWLSATEGHRYRLPTEAEWEYACRAGRQARYGHGNDPAALARHANTFDQDAAPYWPRWQAQAVPGHDGHAFTAPVASYPPNAFGLHDMNGNAWEWVSDWHADDAYARSVRDDPQGPATGTVRVRRGGSWHTWPLYARCTYRNWNSPETRYTLVGMRLVREIPPAPRPRR, translated from the coding sequence ATGGCGGTGCTGTGCTTCTCCTGGCCGGCCGTGGAGGCGGCGGCTGGCAAGGCTGCCACGCCAGAGAGGGCAGCCGTGCCGGTCTGGACCAATTCGCTGGGCATGCGGTTCGTGCGTGTTCCCGCCGGGAGTTTCCGCATGGGCAGCGACGAGCCCGTGGAACGCCTGGCCCGCGACTACCCCGGCATGGAGGCCAGCCGCCTGGCGGCCCTGGATGACGAGGCGCCGGTGCACACCGTGCGTATCACCCGCGCGTTCTACCTGGGGCAGACGGAGGTCACGGTGGGGCAGTTCCGGCGGTTCGTGCAGGCGTCGGGCTATCGCGCCGAGTCCGAGGCCGATGGCACGGGCGGCTATGGCTACAACCCCGCCTACGATCCGGCCACGACGGCGCGCGGCGATGCGTTCGAGGGGCGCAGTCCGCGCTATTCATGGCGCGATCCGGGTTTCGCGCAGGGCGACGACCATCCGGTGGTCAATGTCACCTGGCACGACGCGCACGCCCTGGCCGCGTGGCTGAGCGCCACCGAGGGCCACCGCTACCGGCTGCCGACCGAAGCGGAATGGGAATATGCCTGCCGCGCGGGCCGGCAGGCGCGCTACGGCCATGGGAACGATCCGGCGGCGCTGGCGCGCCATGCCAATACGTTCGACCAGGATGCCGCCCCGTATTGGCCGCGCTGGCAGGCGCAGGCCGTGCCGGGCCACGACGGGCACGCGTTCACCGCCCCCGTGGCGAGCTATCCGCCCAACGCCTTCGGGCTGCATGACATGAACGGCAACGCCTGGGAATGGGTATCGGACTGGCATGCCGACGACGCCTACGCGCGGTCGGTGCGCGACGACCCGCAGGGCCCCGCCACGGGCACGGTACGCGTGCGGCGCGGGGGCTCCTGGCACACCTGGCCGCTGTATGCGCGCTGCACCTATCGCAACTGGAACAGCCCGGAGACGCGGTACACGCTGGTCGGGATGCGGCTGGTGCGGGAGATCCCGCCGGCGCCACGCCCGCGGCGGTAG
- a CDS encoding TetR/AcrR family transcriptional regulator, with translation MTSGVTTRLRPGGRSARVQAAVHQAVRDLTALHGREALTIPQIAVQAGVTPSTIYRRWGDLAELLADVSLERMRDEAGPPDTGSFRGDLLAWGEQFLEEMSSGPGRQMLKDVLSASGYGDGSAPCQCLQITAGQITMMVERARSRGQVTPSVDCVLDTVVAPIIYRLLMGADTPTVQQVVQWVDACMAR, from the coding sequence ATGACGTCTGGAGTCACCACCCGATTGCGCCCCGGCGGGCGCAGTGCCCGCGTGCAGGCCGCCGTGCACCAGGCCGTGCGCGACCTGACGGCGCTGCACGGCCGCGAAGCGCTCACCATCCCGCAGATCGCGGTGCAGGCGGGTGTCACGCCGTCCACCATCTATCGCCGCTGGGGCGACCTGGCGGAACTGCTGGCGGACGTGTCGCTCGAGCGCATGCGCGACGAGGCCGGGCCGCCCGACACCGGCAGCTTCCGCGGCGACCTGCTGGCCTGGGGCGAGCAGTTCCTGGAGGAGATGTCGTCCGGCCCGGGCCGGCAGATGCTGAAGGACGTGCTCTCCGCCAGCGGCTACGGGGATGGCTCCGCGCCCTGCCAGTGCCTGCAGATCACCGCGGGTCAGATCACCATGATGGTGGAGCGCGCGCGGTCCCGCGGGCAGGTGACGCCCTCGGTGGACTGCGTGCTGGACACGGTGGTGGCCCCCATCATCTACCGCCTGCTGATGGGGGCGGACACGCCCACGGTGCAGCAGGTGGTGCAGTGGGTGGATGCCTGCATGGCGCGCTAG
- a CDS encoding MFS transporter yields the protein MPTALSPAPSSPPLAWPARRLGPDAALWLAVSVLMMFLAASSAPSPLYAIYREMWGFSAFSLTVVFSSYAFALLAALLCFGALSDHVGRRNVVIAALALEFVSVVAFWQAESVGWLVAARVLQGVATGMATSALSALLVDLHPVRGPLMNSVAPMIGMAIGALGTSVLVQYLPSPTHLVFELLLVVIALQCAAAFWLPETVSRRPGAWRSLVPRMHVPHAARAPLLRILPLSTAGWALGGFYLSLGPSLGKLITHSASPLVGGLLIAALVLPGALAIGAVRQRPPRGVLQGSAAALALGLAITLAGVARHSPVAFFGGTLVAGLGFGAGFNASVRCLVPMASAQDRAGLMASFFVLSYLAFSLPAIAAGLLTGLYGLHATALGYGALLIALATVSAFGARAMPDR from the coding sequence ATGCCCACCGCCCTGTCTCCCGCTCCCTCGTCCCCGCCCCTGGCCTGGCCCGCGCGCCGGCTCGGGCCCGATGCCGCGCTGTGGCTCGCGGTGTCCGTGCTGATGATGTTCCTCGCCGCATCCAGCGCGCCTTCGCCGCTCTATGCGATCTACCGCGAGATGTGGGGCTTTTCGGCCTTCAGCCTCACGGTGGTGTTCTCCAGCTACGCGTTCGCGCTGCTCGCCGCACTGCTGTGCTTCGGAGCGCTGTCGGACCACGTGGGCCGCCGCAACGTGGTCATCGCGGCGCTGGCGCTGGAGTTCGTCTCGGTGGTGGCCTTCTGGCAGGCCGAATCCGTGGGCTGGCTGGTCGCGGCGCGCGTACTGCAGGGGGTGGCCACGGGCATGGCCACCAGCGCGCTCAGCGCCCTGCTGGTGGACCTGCACCCCGTGCGCGGCCCGCTGATGAACAGCGTGGCGCCCATGATCGGCATGGCCATCGGCGCCCTTGGCACCAGCGTACTGGTGCAGTACCTGCCCTCGCCCACGCACCTGGTGTTCGAGCTGTTGCTGGTGGTGATCGCGCTGCAGTGCGCCGCCGCCTTCTGGCTGCCCGAGACGGTGTCGCGCCGCCCCGGCGCCTGGCGCTCGCTGGTGCCGCGCATGCACGTGCCGCACGCCGCGCGGGCCCCGCTGCTGCGCATCCTGCCGCTCAGCACGGCCGGCTGGGCGCTCGGCGGCTTCTACCTCTCGCTCGGCCCCTCGCTGGGCAAGCTGATCACGCACAGCGCCTCGCCGCTCGTCGGCGGCCTGCTGATCGCCGCGCTCGTGCTGCCCGGCGCCCTGGCCATCGGTGCCGTGCGCCAGCGCCCACCGCGCGGCGTGCTGCAGGGCAGCGCCGCGGCGCTGGCCCTGGGCCTGGCCATCACCCTCGCGGGCGTGGCCCGGCACAGCCCGGTGGCGTTTTTCGGGGGCACGCTGGTGGCGGGCCTGGGCTTCGGCGCCGGCTTCAACGCCTCCGTGCGCTGCCTCGTGCCCATGGCCTCCGCGCAGGACCGCGCCGGCCTGATGGCCAGCTTCTTCGTGCTGAGCTACCTCGCCTTCAGCCTGCCCGCCATCGCCGCCGGCCTGCTCACGGGCCTGTACGGGCTGCACGCCACGGCGTTGGGCTACGGCGCGCTGCTGATCGCCCTGGCCACCGTCTCGGCGTTCGGCGCCCGCGCCATGCCTGACCGCTGA
- a CDS encoding DUF2062 domain-containing protein, translating into MSAAGSVAGWLAQPLARAMTGVRRWLRRQEPATRALMERPSLSRLRPWLERRQLLCLRREALARGAAAGLFCGLIPGPLQIPAAVATCAALRGNAVVGAAATLYTNPLTTLPLYALAFQVGAWVLPGEQRLPAWEGWSATGGVEAMATWMHALGAPLAVGLPLLALAFAVMGYALVQALWWVPVWHRAQRMR; encoded by the coding sequence GTGAGTGCCGCCGGCTCGGTGGCCGGGTGGCTCGCGCAGCCGCTGGCCCGTGCGATGACCGGCGTGCGCCGTTGGTTGCGACGCCAGGAGCCAGCCACCCGCGCGCTGATGGAGCGGCCGTCCCTCTCGCGGCTGCGCCCCTGGCTGGAGCGGCGCCAGTTGCTGTGCCTGCGGCGCGAGGCGCTGGCGCGCGGCGCCGCGGCGGGGCTGTTCTGCGGGTTGATCCCCGGGCCGCTGCAGATACCGGCTGCGGTCGCCACCTGTGCCGCATTGCGCGGCAACGCAGTGGTGGGCGCCGCGGCCACGCTCTACACCAATCCCCTGACCACGCTGCCGCTCTATGCCCTGGCCTTCCAGGTGGGCGCCTGGGTGCTGCCGGGCGAGCAGCGGCTGCCGGCCTGGGAGGGCTGGTCCGCCACGGGCGGCGTGGAAGCCATGGCCACGTGGATGCACGCATTGGGCGCGCCGCTGGCCGTGGGGCTGCCGCTGCTGGCGCTGGCTTTCGCGGTGATGGGGTATGCGCTGGTGCAGGCGCTGTGGTGGGTGCCGGTGTGGCACCGGGCGCAGAGGATGCGGTGA
- a CDS encoding TerC family protein, translating into MVETIGTPWMWAGFGLFVVVAIAIDLLVMERQGAHKVTMKEALKWSVLWFSLAFVFVAILWWYLDGSQGREVANTVSMQFITGYLVEKSLSVDNIFVFLMIFSYFAVPAEYQKRALIIGIIGAIVLRTVLILAGAWLLATFHWLLYVFGAFLVITGVKMWIAAGQEPDISTNPVLKFLRKRIRMSDTFDGEKMTTVVGGVKLFTPLFVVLIMIGVTDVIFAVDSIPAIFAITSDPFIVLTANIFAILGLRALYFLLADLADRFHLLAYGLAMVLVFIGAKMLLIDLYKIPIGYALLVTGALIAGSIVASLWTSRGKDGGSGGGGTPPALPGTGA; encoded by the coding sequence ATGGTGGAAACCATCGGAACCCCCTGGATGTGGGCCGGCTTCGGCCTGTTCGTGGTCGTGGCGATCGCCATCGACCTGCTGGTCATGGAGCGCCAGGGCGCGCACAAAGTGACCATGAAAGAGGCGCTCAAGTGGAGCGTGCTGTGGTTCTCGCTCGCGTTCGTGTTCGTCGCCATCCTCTGGTGGTACCTGGACGGCTCGCAGGGCCGGGAGGTGGCCAACACGGTATCGATGCAGTTCATCACCGGCTACCTCGTCGAGAAAAGCCTGTCGGTGGACAACATCTTCGTCTTCCTGATGATCTTCAGCTACTTCGCCGTGCCGGCGGAGTACCAGAAGCGCGCGCTGATCATCGGCATCATCGGCGCGATCGTGCTGCGCACGGTGCTGATCCTGGCGGGCGCCTGGCTGCTGGCCACGTTCCACTGGCTGCTGTACGTGTTCGGCGCGTTCCTGGTCATCACGGGCGTGAAGATGTGGATCGCCGCGGGGCAGGAGCCGGACATCTCCACCAACCCGGTGCTGAAATTCCTGCGCAAGCGCATCCGCATGTCGGATACGTTCGACGGCGAGAAGATGACCACGGTGGTGGGTGGCGTGAAGCTGTTCACCCCGCTGTTCGTGGTGCTGATCATGATCGGCGTGACGGACGTGATCTTCGCGGTGGACAGCATCCCGGCGATCTTCGCGATCACGAGCGATCCGTTCATCGTGCTCACGGCCAACATCTTCGCGATCCTGGGCCTGCGCGCGCTGTACTTCCTGCTGGCCGACCTGGCGGACCGCTTCCACCTGCTGGCCTACGGCCTGGCGATGGTGCTGGTGTTCATCGGCGCGAAGATGCTGCTGATCGACCTCTACAAGATCCCGATCGGCTATGCGCTGTTGGTGACGGGCGCGCTGATCGCCGGATCGATCGTGGCCTCGCTCTGGACGTCGCGCGGCAAGGACGGCGGCAGTGGCGGCGGCGGTACGCCCCCCGCGCTGCCGGGCACGGGCGCCTGA
- a CDS encoding LysR family transcriptional regulator has protein sequence MSQSFNYRHLYYFWVVAKEGGVARAAERLDMAVQTISAQVRSLEKDLGTALLRAEGRNLVLTDAGVAAMHEADQIFALGEQLQHRVAEAATGRILRLNLGISDGIAKVAVHRLLTPVLDAPHLRLLCHEGEFQPLLGELALHKLDAVLADRPAPPNPALKTTSQLLGTSPIAWYAPPQWAEAAARNFPQSLAVVPVLLPTEHAAARARIDHWLERERIRPRIAGEFEDSALLATFASTGMGVMPAPESMGEHLARTHGLVAVGTTADVQEQFHLIFSARKVMHPLVVRLVEGGTLD, from the coding sequence ATGAGCCAGAGCTTCAACTACCGGCACCTGTATTACTTCTGGGTGGTCGCCAAGGAAGGCGGCGTGGCCCGCGCCGCCGAGCGCCTGGACATGGCCGTGCAGACCATCAGCGCCCAGGTGCGCTCCCTGGAGAAGGACCTGGGCACCGCCCTGCTGCGCGCCGAAGGCCGCAACCTCGTGCTCACCGACGCGGGCGTGGCCGCCATGCACGAGGCCGACCAGATCTTCGCCCTGGGCGAGCAACTGCAGCACCGCGTGGCCGAAGCCGCCACCGGCCGCATCCTGCGGCTGAACCTGGGGATTTCGGACGGCATCGCCAAGGTGGCCGTGCACCGCCTGCTCACCCCCGTGCTGGACGCACCCCATCTGCGCCTGCTGTGCCACGAGGGCGAATTCCAGCCCCTGCTGGGCGAACTCGCCCTGCACAAGCTCGACGCCGTGCTGGCCGACCGCCCCGCCCCGCCCAACCCGGCCCTGAAGACCACCAGCCAGCTCCTGGGCACCAGCCCCATCGCCTGGTACGCGCCGCCCCAATGGGCCGAAGCGGCCGCCCGGAATTTCCCCCAGAGCCTCGCCGTCGTGCCCGTGCTGCTACCGACCGAACACGCCGCCGCGCGGGCGCGCATCGACCACTGGCTGGAGCGGGAACGCATCCGGCCGCGGATCGCGGGGGAGTTCGAGGACAGCGCCCTGCTCGCCACGTTCGCGAGCACGGGCATGGGCGTGATGCCCGCGCCGGAGTCGATGGGGGAGCACCTGGCGCGCACGCACGGGCTGGTGGCGGTGGGAACGACGGCGGATGTGCAGGAGCAGTTTCACCTGATCTTCAGTGCGAGGAAGGTGATGCATCCGCTGGTGGTGCGGTTGGTGGAAGGAGGGACGCTGGATTGA
- a CDS encoding nucleotidyltransferase family protein has product MHIATKFHRDITSNPANATILARWNALPPALPNAWLVAGCLFQTIWNLQSHRPADADIKDYDLFYFDDKDLSESGEKAAQAHADSVLSDLGITVEVANQARVHLWYPQHFGRPCPPLTSSEDGIRRFLVLESCVGVRPGACHAPYGVDGVYAGTLSPNPLTPYPELFAAKVASYRARWPHLAAKVPEASRV; this is encoded by the coding sequence ATGCACATAGCCACCAAATTTCACCGCGACATCACATCCAACCCAGCCAACGCCACCATCCTCGCGCGCTGGAATGCCCTGCCGCCCGCTCTCCCAAACGCATGGCTTGTCGCCGGCTGCCTGTTCCAGACCATCTGGAACCTGCAGTCCCACCGCCCCGCAGATGCCGACATCAAGGACTACGACCTCTTCTACTTCGACGACAAGGACCTGAGCGAGTCGGGTGAGAAAGCCGCGCAGGCCCATGCGGACTCGGTGCTGTCCGATCTGGGCATCACCGTCGAAGTCGCGAACCAGGCGCGCGTGCACCTCTGGTACCCGCAGCACTTCGGGCGCCCCTGCCCACCGCTCACTTCGTCCGAAGACGGAATCCGGCGCTTTCTCGTCCTCGAATCGTGCGTCGGCGTTCGGCCTGGCGCGTGCCACGCTCCGTACGGGGTGGATGGCGTCTATGCCGGCACGCTGTCGCCCAACCCCCTGACCCCGTACCCCGAACTGTTCGCGGCGAAGGTGGCGAGTTATCGCGCGCGGTGGCCGCACCTCGCGGCGAAAGTGCCGGAGGCGAGCCGCGTCTGA
- a CDS encoding Kiwa anti-phage protein KwaB-like domain-containing protein, translating into MQQNFASLRGFDFSASNIYLWVFKRSTTPKRFSSFYVQTDSNLNEVLLAIVRGEINRITEWANYTYLSETNENSCLALPIVGSDFEFLKNLVDRPEPDCRARSIKDLKNADGYVVKFVHDTNVVYAIKKSTRNWKTSYLKTHINLVFRNGELSAEEDNRFAIEKNFDFYAFEQTLFIASKRAFESSMQHRASYAQAFSGLQNNTAFSALFTNMQPVVDYIGTNSIQLRRMARIEERSLFDRPGFLGALQQVSTRRGWGLNFDPVTNQLIPCDQTIRTIMQVLLDHRLLSEVTDFIYDVPDATQV; encoded by the coding sequence ATGCAACAAAACTTCGCTTCGCTTAGAGGATTCGATTTCTCTGCCAGCAATATTTATCTCTGGGTTTTCAAGCGAAGCACGACCCCGAAACGATTCTCATCATTCTATGTTCAAACGGACAGCAACCTGAACGAAGTATTGCTTGCGATTGTTCGAGGGGAAATAAATCGCATTACCGAGTGGGCAAATTATACTTATCTTTCCGAAACAAACGAAAACAGTTGTTTGGCTTTACCGATCGTTGGGAGTGACTTCGAATTTCTCAAGAATCTGGTAGACCGACCAGAACCGGATTGCCGAGCTCGCTCAATCAAGGACCTCAAAAACGCAGATGGCTACGTGGTGAAATTTGTGCACGACACTAACGTGGTATACGCGATTAAAAAATCCACGCGGAATTGGAAGACATCCTATCTAAAAACACATATCAATCTCGTCTTTCGCAACGGCGAGCTATCAGCCGAAGAAGACAATAGATTCGCCATCGAAAAAAATTTCGATTTTTATGCCTTCGAACAGACCCTTTTCATTGCCAGCAAGCGCGCGTTCGAATCCTCTATGCAACATCGCGCATCTTATGCACAAGCGTTTAGCGGCCTGCAAAATAATACAGCCTTTTCAGCATTGTTCACAAATATGCAGCCGGTAGTTGACTACATTGGGACGAACTCAATTCAGCTGAGGCGCATGGCTCGTATTGAGGAACGCTCTCTATTCGATAGACCAGGCTTTCTTGGCGCCCTTCAGCAAGTCAGTACTAGACGCGGGTGGGGGCTAAATTTTGACCCGGTGACAAACCAGTTGATACCTTGCGATCAAACGATTCGGACCATTATGCAGGTTCTTCTTGACCACCGGCTTCTGAGCGAAGTGACCGATTTCATTTACGACGTTCCCGACGCAACGCAAGTATGA
- a CDS encoding AP2/ERF family transcription factor — MDVAARAVRGNEDGGESAAPDHSTGADSAPAPDESAHAQALLQGNYGIIRSQDKRKGTTSWLVRLRRDGRRVGIRYFYHHHYDSPEAALAAARAYRNAFLEMYPPLTSREHRQRPGKRNASGVPGVSRDTGGPGYWIASTKLADGTVLFKRFSVKTYGEDAAKELAIRERECQLQHVGHVKIRSLDALQFFRERGANYDHATALLARQ; from the coding sequence GTGGACGTGGCTGCGCGGGCGGTGAGAGGGAACGAGGACGGGGGCGAGAGCGCCGCACCGGACCACTCGACGGGAGCGGACTCGGCCCCGGCGCCGGATGAGTCCGCCCATGCGCAAGCGCTGCTACAGGGCAACTACGGCATCATCCGCAGCCAGGACAAGCGCAAGGGCACCACCAGCTGGCTCGTGCGCCTGCGGCGCGACGGCCGCCGCGTGGGAATACGCTACTTCTACCACCACCACTACGACAGCCCCGAAGCCGCGCTGGCCGCTGCGCGGGCCTACCGGAACGCATTTCTGGAGATGTACCCGCCGCTGACCAGCCGCGAGCACCGCCAGCGTCCGGGCAAACGCAATGCCAGTGGAGTGCCGGGGGTGAGCCGGGATACGGGTGGGCCAGGGTATTGGATTGCGTCCACGAAATTGGCCGATGGCACTGTTTTGTTCAAGCGCTTTTCCGTCAAGACGTATGGGGAGGACGCGGCCAAGGAACTGGCCATTCGGGAGCGAGAGTGCCAGTTGCAGCACGTGGGGCACGTGAAGATCCGTAGTCTGGACGCGTTGCAATTTTTCCGCGAAAGAGGCGCAAATTACGATCACGCCACAGCACTGTTGGCACGCCAGTGA